One Anastrepha obliqua isolate idAnaObli1 chromosome 6, idAnaObli1_1.0, whole genome shotgun sequence DNA window includes the following coding sequences:
- the LOC129250338 gene encoding uncharacterized protein LOC129250338, producing MVSKGGGRIPGIPDRPKDRSQKTLPFARRKQEGSKEAQEPDQGAVVPKLTTQFSEVARDHLQMALVDETSNRGKPVLDKWSEIEARLSRIIVDHVMSNPEGPPPGFDSVEVVRGCRVTKCDDQYSLHFLTNAIGEIQDSWDDLRLKLIPATEIPRRRRARIWIPNMEFEANQLIPYLQAHNCSMPITDWSIIKAEAPQKHSVSFLLQITEESLEPLQKVENKLWFGIR from the coding sequence ATGGTGTCAAAAGGTGGTGGACGAATACCTGGGATTCCAGACCGCCCGAAAGACAGAAGCCAAAAAACGTTACCGTTCGCAAGACGAAAACAAGAGGGCAGCAAAGAAGCACAAGAGCCAGATCAGGGTGCGGTTGTCCCCAAACTTACCACACAATTCAGTGAGGTGGCACGAGACCATCTTCAAATGGCACTGGTGGACGAAACTTCCAACCGCGGCAAACCTGTGCTTGACAAATGGTCGGAGATTGAGGCACGGTTGTCTCGCATAATCGTCGATCATGTCATGTCGAACCCGGAGGGTCCACCGCCAGGTTTTGACTCGGTGGAAGTGGTTCGCGGTTGCCGGGTAACCAAATGTGATGACCAGTACTCATTGCATTTCCTGACAAACGCGATTGGCGAAATTCAGGACAGCTGGGACGACTTGAGGCTCAAGCTCATTCCAGCTACCGAGATACCACGAAGGCGgagggctcgcatctggatACCAAACATGGAGTTTGAAGCCAATCAACTAATTCCTTATCTCCAGGCTCACAACTGCTCAATGCCGATCACCGATTGgtcgatcatcaaagcggaAGCTCCGCAGAAGCACAGCGTGTCGTTCCTTCTTCAAATCACAGAAGAGAGCCTTGAACCactgcaaaaagtggaaaataaacttTGGTTTGGCATACgctga